The following are from one region of the Cinclus cinclus chromosome 7, bCinCin1.1, whole genome shotgun sequence genome:
- the BMPR1A gene encoding bone morphogenetic protein receptor type-1A, translated as MTRLRVHEQLLGAYLLIILHVQGQKLDSVLHGTGMKTNSDQKKQANGVTLAPEDTLPFLKCYCSGHCPDDAINNTCITNGHCFAIIEEDEHGEPTLASGCMKYEGSDFQCKDSPKAQLRRTIECCRTDFCNQDLQPTLPPLDSTDGLFDGSIRWMAVLISMAVCIIVMVILFSCFCYKHYCKSMAKRHCYNRDLEQDEAFIPAGESLKDLIDQSQSSGSGSGLPLLVQRTIAKQIQMVRQVGKGRYGEVWMGKWRGEKVAVKVFFTTEEASWFRETEIYQTVLMRHENILGFIAADIKGTGSWTQLYLITDYHENGSLYDFLKCTTLDNRALLKLAYSAACGLCHLHTEIYGTQGKPAIAHRDLKSKNILIKKNGTCCIADLGLAVKFNSDTNEVDVPLNTRVGTKRYMAPEVLDESLNKNHFQPYIMADIYSFGLIIWEMARRCVTGGIVEEYQLPYYDMVPNDPSYEDMREVVCVKRLRPVVSNRWNSDECLRAILKLMSECWAHNPASRLTALRIKKTLAKMVESQDVKI; from the exons GTCAAAAGCTAGACAGCGTGCTTCATGGTAcaggaatgaaaacaaattctgaccaaaagaaacaagcaaatgGAGTAACACTTGCTCCAGAGGACACCTTGCCTTTTCTTAAATGCTACTGCTCAGGACATTGTCCAGATGATGCTATTAACAACACATGCAT AACTAATGGGCATTGCTTTGCTATCATTGAGGAGGATGAACACGGAGAACCCACCCTTGCTTCTGGCTGCATGAAGTATGAAGGTTCAGACTTCCAGTGCAAG GACTCGCCTAAAGCGCAGTTACGTCGAACGATTGAGTGCTGTCGCACTGATTTCTGCAATCAGGATTTGCAACCAACATTGCCACCTCTGGACAGTACAG ATGGACTTTTTGATGGCAGCATTCGTTGGATGGCAGTGTTGATTTCAATGGCAGTCTGCATAATTGTCATGGTCATCTTATTTAGCTGCTTTTGTTACAA GCATTACTGTAAGTCGATGGCAAAGAGGCACTGTTACAATCGTGACCTGGAACAAGATGAAGCATTTATTCCAGCTGGGGAGTCATTAAAAGACCTTATTGACCAGTCACAGAGTTCTGGGAGTGGATCAGGACTACCGCTGTTG GTTCAGCGCACTATTGCCAAACAAATTCAGATGGTGAGGCAGGTTGGAAAAGGACGATATGGTGAAGTGTGGATGGGCAAATGGAGGGGTGAAAAAGTGGCAGTTAAGGTGTTTTTCACCACGGAAGAAGCCAGCTGGTTCCGAGAAACAGAGATTTACCAGACTGTTCTCATGCGACATGAAAACATCCTCG GTTTCATAGCAGCAGATATTAAAGGCACTGGCTCCTGGACCCAGCTTTACTTGATCACGGATTATCATGAGAATGGCTCATTGTATGATTTTCTGAAGTGCACTACGCTGGACAACAGGGCTCTACTCAAACTGGCCTATTCTGCAGCTTGTGGCCTGTGCCACCTGCACACAGAAATCTATGGGACACAAGGCAAGCCAGCAATTGCACACAGGGACCTGAAGAGTAAAAACATCTTGATAAAGAAAAACGGAACCTGCTGCATTGCAGACTTGGGTCTTGCGGTCAAGTTTAACAG TGACACAAATGAGGTTGACGTTCCCTTGAACACTAGAGTTGGAACAAAACGTTACATGGCTCCAGAAGTCCTGGATGAAAGCCTGAATAAAAACCATTTCCAGCCATACATCATGGCTGACATCTACAGTTTTGGGCTGATCATCTGGGAGATGGCTCGGCGCTGTGTCACAGGAG gtattGTTGAAGAGTATCAGTTGCCATATTATGACATGGTGCCAAATGATCCATCCTATGAGGACATGAGAGAAGTGGTGTGTGTCAAACGCCTGCGCCCAGTGGTGTCGAACAGATGGAACAGCGATGAA tgtTTAAGAGCAATATTGAAGTTGATGTCTGAGTGCTGGGCTCATAATCCTGCCTCCAGACTCACTGCCTTGAGGATCAAGAAGACACTTGCCAAGATGGTGGAATCACAAGATGTAAAAATTTGA